In the genome of Ptychodera flava strain L36383 chromosome 13, AS_Pfla_20210202, whole genome shotgun sequence, one region contains:
- the LOC139148223 gene encoding alanine--glyoxylate aminotransferase 2, mitochondrial-like — translation MSSLQLFRHLRSQWPRVLAYSTAANAPKVLQDIPEMPPHDFKPEPHTGLSFEHAKKVRKGNLHPSLLTYYREPVYVTQGHMQWLYDDTGRRYLDLFAGIVTVSVGHCHPKVHAALDKQLKKLWHTTNIYMHPNIHEYAERLTEKLPGDLKVVYFVNSGSEANDLAMLMARLHTGCFDIVSLRNAYHGMSPYTFGLTAIGTWSYNVARGFGVHNTMNPDVFRGPWGGTHCRDSPVQTIRKCDCPADCCLASDNYVEQLKDVLRHTCGKKVAGFFAEPIQGVGGAVQYPKNFLKDAYAAVREKGGVCIADEVQTGFGRLGSHYWGFQTHGVMPDIVTMAKGMGNGFPMAAVITTPEIAQSMSGVLHFNTFGGNPMASAVGTAVLEVIEEDQLQANCVNVGTYFLEELAKVRDEFQIVGDVRGKGLMIGVELVTDKETRNPLPPNEVGDVWEDMKDMGVLVGKGGLYGTALRIKPPMCITKEDVDFCTAVMRRALQNHKEKYGL, via the exons ATGTCGTCTTTACAGCTATTCAGACATCTACGGTCCCAATGGCCAAGAGTCCTGGCTTACAGCA CTGCAGCCAATGCGCCCAAAGTGCTTCAAGATATTCCTGAAATGCCTCCACATGACTTCAAACCTGAACCACACACT GGTCTAAGCTTTGAACACGCCAAGAAGGTCAGAAAGGGTAACCTCCATCCCAGTCTGCTCACCTACTACAGAGAACCAGTCTATGTGACCCAGGGTCACATGCAATGGCTGTATGATGATACTGGCAGGCGATACCTGGATCTCTTTGCTGGCATCGTCACCGTCAGTGTTGGACATTGTCATCC GAAAGTCCATGCTGCCTTGGACAAGCAACTGAAGAAACTGTGGCACACAaccaatatatacatgcatcCAAACATCCATGAATATGCAGAACGTTTGACTGAGAAACTACCAGGTGATCTCAAG GTGGTGTACTTTGTCAACAGTGGTTCAGAAGCCAATGATCTCGCCATGCTGATGGCAAGACTGCACACAGGCTGTTTTGACATTGTGTCATTGAG GAATGCTTACCATGGCATGAGTCCCTACACCTTTGGTCTGACTGCCATAGGTACCTGGAGTTACAACGTTGCCAGAGGATTTGGGGTTCACAACACCATGAATCCGGATGTCTTCCGTGGTCCCTGGGGAGGTACCCACTGCAGGGATTCACCAGTTCAG ACCATAAGGAAGTGTGACTGCCCAGCTGATTGCTGCCTTGCTAGCGATAACTATGTTGAGCAATTGAAAGATGTACTCAGACATACATGTGGAAAAAAAGTGGCCGGGTTCTTTGCTGAACCAATACAG GGTGTAGGTGGAGCAGTGCAGTACCccaaaaatttcttgaaagacgCTTACGCAGCAGTCAGAGAGAAAGGGGGCGTTTGCATCGCTGATGAAGTTCAAACGGGATTCGGAAGGCTTGGCTCACACTACTGGGGATTTCAAACCCATGGAGTTATGCCAGATATCG TGACAATGGCTAAAGGCATGGGCAATGGATTTCCAATGGCAGCTGTCATCACAACACCAG AAATTGCTCAGAGCATGAGTGGGGTCCTGCATTTCAACACATTTGGTGGTAATCCCATGGCTAGTGCTGTCGGTACGGCTGTCCTTGAG GTGATTGAGGAAGATCAATTGCAAGCTAACTGTGTAAATGTTGGCACGTACTTTCTTGAGGAACTGGCCAAAGTGAGGGATGAATTCCAAATTGTTGGCGACGTCAGAGGCAAAGGCCTCATGATTGGTGTTGAACTGGTCACCGACAAG GAGACCCGTAACCCACTGCCCCCTAACGAAGTTGGTGATGTGTGGGAGGATATGAAAGACATGGGAGTGTTAGTCGGTAAAGGAGGACTCTATGGAACG GCTCTTCGTATAAAACCTCCCATGTGTATTACGAAAGAGGATGTTGATTTTTGCACGGCTGTGATGCGCAGAGCTCTACAGAACCACAAGGAGAAGTACGGCCTGTAG